One Mus caroli chromosome 6, CAROLI_EIJ_v1.1, whole genome shotgun sequence genomic window, TGCAACAACCTCTACAATGCAGGAGAGCAGCAgcttgcctttcttcttcctgtgacTCCCTCTCCCAATTCACACTTCCTATCTTTGTTATTTGCTGCCATCATCCTTTGTGTGTCTTTGCCTTGCCCAATGCCATCCCTCAACCTCGCAGGGTGGCTTCTACTGTGACACGCACATCAATGGTTTTGATCAATACTGTCTGCTGGGACTCCTTGCAGGCTTTCTCAGCTTTCTTAATGTTCTCTGGAGTCCACTCCACATTATTCAGGACCATCAGGTTCTCCATGGGATTCCTGTGGATAGAAGCTTTAAGGCGGGGGCATGGCAATAATGTTGTTGACTTATAGCTCAGACGAAATTGTGAAAGAACACCTTCAGTTTTTATTCCGCACTAATATAAACCTTTCACACTAGTATAAGTCACATGGAATGTTGTTTAACTAAGTGGAAATTCTTAGTGAGTttggtaagaaaaataaatatcagagAGGACCTAGGACATAGAAAAAAGGATGCTCTTTAAGGACATAGGTGCCATAGGGTCTGAGAGCTGGTCGAGTTAGCTTCTGTAAATCTGCAATTatttgtggtggtgcacacctttaatctcagcatttaggaggaagaggcctgaagacctctgtgagtttgaggacaacctgatctacagagcaagttccaggacagccagggatacatagtgagaaatcttgtctcaatagaagagagaaaaaaaaatagaagagagaaagagagagagagagagagagagagagagagaaatctgaaaTTGTATATGTGTCTGTTAAGAAAGATGTTTACAACTTCTTATTAGAATCACACAAGAGTGGCCATTTACTTACAGGTTGTGATATGAATGCAAACAAGATTTTGAGTGAAGCCTGAAAGATAGGAATTTATGACAAGGGATCTGACTTTCAAGGGTCAGATATAGAAACTTTCAGGGACAACTTCTGTTTTCAGAGCTTTTTGAATCAACACTGAATGGAGTAGGGTGAGAATGGTGAGGTGTGATTTGCCCAGCCCCTGAGGAAGTCCCTTCCCATGCACTTGTGGGCTTTTGATGTTAGACGGACTCACTCTGATGCTTCTTCCCCCAGCTCATTGGTCACATAGATGATATCAGGGTATCCCATGCAACTGGAGATGTTAATTCTGGGAtagtagaagaagaagatgaggcaCATCTCATTAATGGTGCTGGCACCTCCCTGGAgaaggtgagagagggagagacaagtaCACAAACGCATGCAGAGAGGGAAAAGGCAAACAACAAACTGTGAAAGTTATCACTGTTTCATAgagctctttctcttcccctcgaGTCCAGCTCACCACACCTTACCAGAtcacttcctttctcctcagtTTCCTGCCATTGAACAAGTATTGATATTATTTCTAAAGAATTATTCTTTAGAATATTCTACATATCTTTCTTATCCTTTACATTTTCACTGTTACCCTCTGGTGTGGGTTAGACTCCCTACTTTGCCCGTGTCAGCCAGCCCCCTGGCTTTATTACATTCTTCTCTCCCTAAAGTCGCTgatcatttatatataatataatataatataatataatataatataatataagtgTGATACTTTATTCTAAGGCAGATTATTTGATTACATATAGGAAACTCTAACCTATCTATGAATCCCTCTATCATTGAGCTGGCAAATACAATTTGAGAATTACACCCTGCTATCTAAGAGTTGTGGGTAGGACAGCATCTTTTCTGCTTTGAGAACTCTTCCTAGCCAAAAATCCCTCAAACTAATCCCATTACTTCTTATGTCTTCCCATGTTCTTTAATTCCACCTGAgctcatttttcttcatgtataCTGAAAACATTCCTTGTTGGGGGTGGCTTTGTTATTTCTGTCCTCCAGAACTCAGCATTGCAATTGTCTAGAACCAGACTTATTTACTATTATCATATGATGCATGTGTTGTCTTATGATTCCTGAACTAGTCCTAAACTATAATCCTATTTTTCCATTTTGATGTCTCCTGTCTTGACTTTACAATAACATGTATGGCTGTGTTTCCTTCCTTGAAAGCGTGCAATCCTTTCTGAAGCACTGAATTGGTCTCTATATAAAATTATTGGTTTTTTGTAATTGTGGTAACAATAATTAGCTCTAAGTGATAATCTTCTATAAGGTAAGGATATGGTCCCATTGTCCTTTATGTGGTAATTATGGTAACAATAGTTAGCTCTAAATGAGCATCTACTATAAGGTAGGTGATGGTCCCATTGTCATATATGTGGTAACCAATTATTTCAATAATCTTATGAGAGGGtagcattatttttttccttatgaatTTACAATGAAGCCAAGATTTTGAATACTTTGTCTAGGAACTAAAGCTGCTAAATGATTATGCTGGCATTCCAATCCAGGGCAGTTATGACTCTAAGTTCATTAATGGTGCTGGGAGGATGAGAGATAGAGATACCATAACACACCCTCTTATGGTCTTAGTGGGTCACCAATAAGAAGTGTACAGAATCTCTATCTTGGATGCATGGGATTGCAAGAAAACACCTcacagaagagaggaaaacaTAAGCTGGAAGAAACAGATTTATAAAACAGTTAAAGCTAGTATATAACTTTCTTCAAAGGCTAAAGTTATTGGTACTGCTGTCGAGAAAGCCACTTACAAAAGTCATGAAGTCACGATCCAGTGTCTGGTAATGACATTCTATCAGCAGATCATCCCCCTATTCACAGTGAAATATGAAAGCAGAGAGTAAGTAAAAGAGGAACTGTTACAGTCTTAGAACTGTCTGGGCTAGCAATGAGCTACAGTCTCTTTGCTCTTCCCCTTGTTCCAGCCATTATCCCTCCCCAGCATCCTACCGGCTTAATCACTACAGGATGAGGTAAGTCCCGAGACTCTTGCAGATTGAAATCATAGGAAAAATCTTTACATACTACTTGGAGTTGGGTTCCATTtctagagaaagagaagagcagaAGGCCAGAAATGAGAAGATGAAGCAGAGAAGGCCAGACCAATAAAGATGCAGTATGTATCCTCAttcaggaaatgcaaatgaaaaaaaacctaaaagattCTTCTTTCACAGTCTATTCCACTCTCTCTAGTTTAGCTTCTTCTATTCTCAAACAAGGATAACATCTTGCAGAAGTAGTAACTATTCCCATGCACAGAAGGGAATGGTTCAAGGTTTTTAATTACCTGTATTGCAGAGCTTGCAGTGACCGCCCAGCTAAGTGGGTGTGGAGCAGGCAGGCTGATATATATATGTCAGCTACTGGAGCCCCATTCATCTGTAACAGGAAGGCATACATGATTGGTCAAGAACTCAAGCTTTATTTTTCCTCCACTGATGCTTGATTGCATCTTTTTCTTGATCTAGTAAAGAACTGCTCTCTTAACTTTTGGTGTTTAGATTTCATTgagtttgttctttgacaatttcacacatgAAGTGTATTCTCGTAACTATCCCACTCCCTTTAATCTCTTTGCTAAGCCTATTACCCACCCTTTTCCATAAATCCCATTTCCCATATTCGAAATGTTGCTATTTTATTTTGGTGTGCTGTGTGGCATCCACTGAGTTTAAACTGGATCACCTGTGTGATCATGGGTTTAGAACTATCTGATTGATCCTGCTGGGATCATTGGTGAATTCACAATGATTTTCCTTCTCCCACAACCCATCAGTAACCAATACTTTAGCAAGGAAAGGCCCCTTTTGATCCCCGACTGAGAGTTGATAGGACCAGTCTTGGGTTAGCTTactgcaggcagccacagctacTATGAAGTCATGACTGCATTGGCTGTGTCATACCATATCAAGAAGACAACATTTCcagcccttctctctgcctcctgaccatTATATTTTGTCTTCTGCTTTCCCATATGGATGTTCCCATTTACTCTATTTCCACTGAACCATCCTGTCTCACTTTTCACCCAAGTTCTTTGCTCTTAAAGGCCTGACATATTTCTCTCTGGCAGAATGTGTGCTTGCCACTTTTCTGAGCAACAGGCTTTAGTCATCTTTTCACATCTGTGGCTCAGGCTGTGAATTTTGGAATTAGACCAGAACTCTGATGGAAAACAAGAAACTTCAGAGAATACATGTGTCTCAGCTTCACCTCTTCAAACTTGTCTGTCTTGCATAGCCCATAGGACAAGAAAGCCTCGGCACCCGGGGGTATAAAGTGAATAGGGAAAACTGAGATGCCCAGCTGGAGGACTCCCATGTCATATTTGCGAAGGTGTGAGGTGTAGAACAGCCGCATCCCTGAGGTATCACGGATACCTAGAGTACAAAGAAAATGTTCTCCTCAGAGGGTGGGAGTGGGTCACAATGTTCAGGAAAGTTGAAATGGGCTGTGATTAACAGCACCCAGCATGTATGCCATAGATCTTCCATATCCAGTGGAACCAGTTGCCTCTACCAGCTGCCCTTTCACATGTCCTTTGGATACTCACCAGGAAGGTTCTGAAAATTGCTGTAGTGAATTTCCAGTCTGATCCATTGAGGGTCAAAAGGGGTTCCAATAGAGATGCCTACATCATCTGGAAACTGGTAACTCTGTGGAGATTGAAAACCATGGCAGTGATGTGAGAAAGGGTAGAGACAAACTCTGGCTCTGCCCTGGCGTTCTAACCTTTCTTTTAGAACTTCTATGCCCCCAGTTCTTCTATTAGCCCATGACCTAACAGCATGCACCCCTTTGTCACCAAATGCCTTCATCTCAGGACTCACAAGGCCCCCGACAGCCCAGCCCGCGATGACGtgggagcagagggagaaggCAGGGTCTGATCCATAGCATTCACCGATGCCTGTGGGGAGCACACTAGAATTGCCACATGCATACACGAGAACGTGATGCACCATCGTCTCATTGCGTTCCACCAGTATAGGTTCAAACTGGacagaaaaaggagggaagatgATAGTTAAGATTATGTGTCATATCCTTATTCTCTCCaatccttcctgcctcccaaaGCTATGccattctctgcttctctga contains:
- the LOC110297007 gene encoding DBH-like monooxygenase protein 2, yielding MACVLLFRLFLLLVLAAFSQGKRLGPTSPLRYYRFLDPSRAVFLRWDFDYEAEIITFELQVQTTGWVGLGITDRYTFVGSDLVVGGVLPNGNVYFSDQHLLDEDTLEQDGSQDAELLKLTEDAVSTTMRFSRPFRTCDPHDHDITSDTMRVLAAYGPDDIPKMSREHTFVKSIFLLQILQYDDQDAPEDTIIHDLKISNFIIPEDDTTYACTFLPLPIVSKKHHIYKFEPILVERNETMVHHVLVYACGNSSVLPTGIGECYGSDPAFSLCSHVIAGWAVGGLSYQFPDDVGISIGTPFDPQWIRLEIHYSNFQNLPGIRDTSGMRLFYTSHLRKYDMGVLQLGISVFPIHFIPPGAEAFLSYGLCKTDKFEEMNGAPVADIYISACLLHTHLAGRSLQALQYRNGTQLQVVCKDFSYDFNLQESRDLPHPVVIKPGDDLLIECHYQTLDRDFMTFGGASTINEMCLIFFFYYPRINISSCMGYPDIIYVTNELGEEASENPMENLMVLNNVEWTPENIKKAEKACKESQQTVLIKTIDEEVENTTGWIPDIIPTPRGPCLESTGGKVEPQDNTPAGFRAVPLALSGSNTATLRPLPMIAVLFLQGSLSWLLTMLQTGV